In Deltaproteobacteria bacterium, the DNA window GTCGATCTCGTCGATGGCGCCTACGTGCCGACTCCGCGGCAGGTGGCGCTCAAGCCCGTGCTCGGCGCCGATGCCGCGGTCTGGCACGCCCGAGCCGCGGTGGCCGGCGCCGCCGGCGCGCGGGCAGGCGCGGCCGGCTTGATCATCTACGCGGCCGGCCGCCGGGCGCGTCTGGCCTGGCGCTTCGAGCTCACCGCCTCCCTCAGCGCCCGCTGGCTGGTGGTGATCGACGCCGTCGACGGGTCGTTGCTGGCCGCATTGAGCCAAGTGCAGGACAGCAACGTGCACGGCTCAGGTGAGGGGGTTTTCGGCGACACCCTGCCGCTCGAGGTCTGGCGCGAGGGTAGCACCTTCTACTTGGCCGATACTAGCAAGCCGATGTTCGATCCGAGCTCGAGGCCGCCGCAGCCGGAAACCACCCGCGGCGCTATCATCGTGCTCGATGCGCAAAACCAGCCGCCCAGCGACGAGCCCGAGGAATTCCCGGACCTATTCCACGTCACCTCGGACAGCGCCACTTCCTGGAGCGTGCCCGATGGCGTGAGCGCGGCGTTCGGCCTGGCGCAGGTGTACGACTACTACCGCGAGCGCCACGGGCGCAACTCGATCGACGGCGCGGGCGGCTCGATCCTGGCGGTCGTACGCCTGGGCCGGGACTTCAACAATGCCTTTTGGAACGGCGCGCTGATGGCCTTCGGCGACGCGCAACCGTACGCCGGCACCCTGGATGTGGTCGGTCACGAACTCACGCACGGTGTTACGGAATACACCGCGGGCTTGGTCTACCAAGACCAGCCGGGCGCATTGAACGAGGCGTTCTCCGATATCTTCGGCGAGGCGGTCGAGACTCGCACCGTCGGCGCGCCCGACTGGATCGTCGGCGGGCAACTGCCCGACCCGCTACGAAGCATGGCCGACCCGGCCCGCTTCGGTGATCCGGCGACGATGAGCGAGTATTACGTCACCGAGCGCGATCACGGCGGCGTCCACACCAACAGCGGCATCATCAACCACGCCTTCTATCAGCTCGCCGAAGGGTTGAGCGGCGCGCTCGGTATGGCCGATGCCGAACGGATCTTCTACCGCGCGCTGGCGCTGCACTTGGTGGCGAATTCGCGCTTTGTCGATGCCCGCCTGGCGTGCATCGCCGCCGCCAAAGACCTGTTCGGCAACGATTCGCGCCAAGCGCGCAAGACCGCCGAAGCCTTTGATGCCGTCGAGATCTACGACGGCCGCGGCACGCCGCTGCCGGCGCCTTTCCCCCCGGTTGCGGGCGTGGACGCTACCCTCTTTCTCTTTTACGACGGCAACGCCGAAAGCTATTTCCTCGGGCGGCGCGAAGAGGCCCTCGGTGATCCGAGCGCAGGCGTGCAGCTGCTCGAGCCGCGCCTGGCGCCGGCCCGCCCGTCGGTGTCGGGCGACGGCAGCTTCGCGGTCTTCGTGAACTCGGAGAACGACGTGTGCTTCGTCAATACCGACGGTAGCTTCGTCGATCCCGAGGCCGGCACGCCCGAGCGCTGCCTCGGCTTTCCCGGCCTGGTCAGCTCGGTCGCCGTCGCTCCTGACGGCAACCGCTTCGGCTTTGTCCTGCTCGACAACGAGGGCGAGCCGGAAAACCTGATTCGGGTGATCGATACCGCCGCCGGCTCGACTCGCACTTTCACGCTGCGCGCCCCCACCCACGACGGCGGCGCAATCGACAGCGTGCGCTACGCCGGCGCGATGGACTTCAGCGCCGACGGCCGGCTGCTGATCTATGACGCCTTGAATGAAATGCGCGTCAGCGGCGGCGCGGCCGTCTCCGCCTGGAGCATCTACGCCCTGGATCTGAGCGACGAAACCACGCTGGCGATCGTGCCGCCGGTGCCGGGAATGGATGTGGCCTACCCGGCGCTGAGTCAGACCAGCGATGACTTCATTACCTTCGACGCCTATGACCAGGAACGCGAGCAGTCAACGGTGATGGCCGGCAGCCTTACCACCGGTGACTTCAGCGAGATCGCTGTCGTTCGCGGTGGCTACGGCGCACCCGGTTACAGCGGCGACGACGGCGCCATCGTCTATTCACAGGCGAGCGACACCGCGACGGAGTTCTCCCTCATGCGCCAGCCGCTCGCGAGTGATCACCGCACGCCGTTGGGTTCACCGGTAGTGTGGGTGGAGAATGCCGACTACGGCGTCATCTATCGCCGGGGCAGCTTCGTCGGCCCCAGCCGGTGCATCGGCGATTGCAGTGGCGACGGCGAGGTCACCGTCGATGAGCTGGTCAAGGGCGTCAATATCGCGCTCGGCCTCGCGCCGCTCGGCGATTGCCCATGGTTGGACACCAATGCGGACGGCGAGGTCACCGTCGACGAGCTGGTCGCCGCCGTCAACGCCGCGCTCGGTGGATGCGCATAGGCGGCAGAGAAACATCAGTGCAGGAGGGCGCCGGCGCGCTCGAGGCTCCAGAATGCGGCCAGCGCACCCATCGCGTACACCGGAGCCTGCCCGAGCCAGGGCGGCATGCGCATGATCAGGGGACGGCTTACGCGGCGCAATCTCAGCACAGCGGCGACGAACAAGAGCTGCCCGGTTTCGATTCCCACGTTGAATGAAGCCAGGCTGACCGGGATCTCGCCCGCCGGCAGACCGGCATCGCGCAACCCGCCGGCAAAACCGAACCCGTGCAGCAGGCCGAAGGACATGGCCATCAACCACGGACGCCGCCGCATGAAACTCGACTCGACGCCGCCGCGCGCCAGCTCGACCGCGAGCAGAAACACACTCGCGGCAATGCCGAGTTCGATGTAGCGAGGGGAAAAGGCGACGACACCGAGCATCACCAGCGCCAGGGTCAGGCTGTGGCCGAGGGTGAAAGCGGTCACGGTTGCCGCAACCGGGCGCAGTGTTCCCGCCAACAGCAGCAGGCCGAAGACGAAGAGCAGGTGATCCGGCCCGGTCAGAATGTGCCGCAGCCCCAAGCTCCAGTAATCCCACACAACCGCCGCGCGCCGTGGCGCCCGCGGAATCGTGAACGCGGGCTGCCGGGCGGAAAGCACCGCCTGAAACGTGCGGCCGTCTTGCAGCTCGATGTGGACGATGGCGGCCGTGGCTGACTCGGCGAGGCCATCGACACCCACTTCGGCGCCCGCGACACCGCCCGCCCCACAATCGACCGTCCACTGCGCTCGAAAGCTCGTGTCATCGACCTGCGTTTGCCGCGGCGTAACCACCCGGCAGTGATCGGGCAGCACCGGTCTCAAGTCGGCCCCGCGAACGCGCACGCTCGGTGTCTTCCACAAGACCTCGGCCCGCCCATCGGGAAGCGCCGCGATCTTGAGCAGCGACGGCGCCAGCGGATGGGCCTGAATACCACCTGCTAGAAGGAGTGCAATTCCGAATCCGAGTGCGAGACAGCGGATGCGCATGCTGCGGTTACCCAGCGGGCTTGTAGCGCAGGCTGCCAGAGCGCTCAACTGATCACGAGGAACGTCGGCCGAATCGGCGCCTGGACCGGCGCGCTGGCCCTCCAATTTCAGCTGCACGGGGACGATCTATTGCGTAGTCGATCAAGCCGCACCTCCGCGGCATGTCTTGTCGGTTGCAACCGGTGCCGAGCGGTGCCAGTATTCTTCACGGTGCGAGTGCGAAATGGACACAGCCCTGCAACCCGGGCGCATTGAGTACCCGGAACGGGATGGGAAACCCGTGGGAGAGACCGACTTCCACATCGCCGTCATCTTCTACCTGCGACAAGCGCTGGCTCTGCACCTGCGCGATCAGCCCAACATGTACGTGGCTGCGAACATGTTCCTCTACTACGAAGAAGGCAATCCCCAGGCGGTGGTGTGCCCCGACGTCTTCGTCGTGCGGGGTGTGCCCAAGCGCAAGCGGCGCACGTTCAAGACTTGGGAAGAAGGCGCCGGACCGTGCGTGGTAATCGAGGTGACCTCCCTTAGTAGCCGCATTGAGGACCTGGGCAACAAACGTGCGCTCTACGAAATGCTCGGGGTCCGCGAGTATTTTCTCTACGATCCCATGGGCGAGTACCTGCGTCCCGCGCTACGGGGATTTCGGCGCGTCGGAGAGCAGTTTCGCGAGTTGAAACCGGCTGCAAACGGCGCATTGCGCAGCCTGGAGTTGGCTCTGATCCTGCGGGCTGAGGGCGACAGCTTGCGGCTGATTGACAGCGTCACCGGAGAGAAGCTTCCAGGGTTGGACGAGGCGGTGGATCTGGCCCGCGCAGCGCAGCGACGCGCCGAGGCGGAGGCCAAGCGGGCCGAGACCGAGGCCAAACGGGCCGAGACCGAAGCCAAGCGGGCCGAGACCGAAGCCAAGCGGGCCGAGACCGAAGCCAAGCGGGCCGAGGATGAAATAAAGCGAGCCGAAGCCGAAGCCAAACGCGCCGATCGAGCGGAACGCGAGCTAGCCAAGCTACGGGCCCAACTTCAGGGCCGCGGCAAGCGGCCGTAACACGTCCCCGGAAGCGGTCATCCGCAGCGGCTGCTCCGCTTGGTTGATTACTTCCTCATCCTTGCGCGCCAAAGAATTTCCAGGCACCGGCTTGATAAGTTCATTACGGACTAAGGGCGAATTCCCTTGCCAAATTCGCCGGAGTGTGTCAGCCAACCGGCCGGCGGTGAGTTTGCGACTATGGTCCATGAAGCCGATTTCACCACACGAAGTGATGGCAGCGGCAAGGGGTTTCGCCTGCTGGCTTTGGGCGCCCTGCTGATGGGCCTTGCTGCCTGCGGTGGGGAGGTGCCGGGCACACCCGAGCCGGAGCCGACACCGCCGTGGCAGAGCACCGAAACCCGCGAGCCTTGCGACGCTTACGATCCGCTGCGTACCCCGTTCTTCGGTGACCTTCACATCCACACCGCTTACTCGGCCGACGCTTACATCTTCGGCACGCGGGTGGACCCGCGCGGGGCTTATTCATTCGCCAAGGGCGGCACGATTGCTCTTTCTGATGACCAGGAGGCACAGACGCGTTCGGCCCGGATTGATCGGCCGCTCGACTTCGCCGCCGTCACCGATCACGCGGAGTTCTTCGGCGAGGCGCGACTCTGCACCACGCCCGGCTCGCTGTTGTTCGATGACGAACTGTGCGGCGATCTGCGCAAGTCGGAATCTCCCGAGGAGCAGTCGGTCACCACTGCGCGCTGGCTCTTCCCGGCGGGCATTCCATCCCCGCCGCCTTCGCTACCCTTTTGCCAGACCCCGGGCGTGGACTGCGATGCCGCCGCGGTCTCGGTGTGGCAGGACGTGCAGGCGGCCGCCGAGGAGGCCTACGACCGCACCTCGGCCTGCTCGTTTACCACCTTCGTCGGCTACGAACACACCAGCTCCCCGCGCGCGCGACACCTGCACCGCAACATCATCTTCAGAAATCATCGTGTACCGGCCTTTGCCGCCAGCCACCTCGAAACCGAGTCCGGCGGGGTACCGCAAGGCCTCTGGGCTGCCATTGAACGTGACTGCTTGAATGCGGGTACGGGCTGCGAGGCGCTGCTGATCCCGCACAACTCGAACCTCAGCGGCGGCGAACGCTGGCAGGAGCCGGCCAATGCCACCGAGGCCAGGCGCCGCCAGCTGCTCGAACCGCTGGTCGAGATTCACCAGCAGAAAGGTAACTCGGAGTGCCGCTTCGATCGCCTGGCGGGAAGCGGCGCCGGTACCGCCGACGAGCTGTGCACCTTCGAGCAGCTGCTCCCCGCCAATGACGCCCCGTTCGAAGCCCCCCCGCCGATCGACCGCTACCCGCAGCGCAACCTGGTGCGCAATACGCTGAAGGAAGGGCTGCGCTACGCGCAACGCGAAGGGGTCAACCCGTTCAAGCTCGGCTTCGTCGGCAGTACCGACACCCACAATGCCACCGGCGGCAACACCGCAGAGACCGACTGGGAAGGCGGGCATGGTAACGGCGACTCCAGCCCACGAGTGCAGATTGGACGCGAGATG includes these proteins:
- a CDS encoding M4 family metallopeptidase, with the protein product MAVVGTSAAAGAAPRVLPLAQARRSQTPTTVHADARLEALAKRLRRARAGAVDGARRRVASDVAGGAQRALAQLHHRLGGALTLRLRPGVGTPMQIGGGVLQAATGDTAATGRAFLRSNRALLRLDEPDQELALLREEQDHLGRRHLRYTQFYQGLPVWPAELIVHLDRGGNVDLVDGAYVPTPRQVALKPVLGADAAVWHARAAVAGAAGARAGAAGLIIYAAGRRARLAWRFELTASLSARWLVVIDAVDGSLLAALSQVQDSNVHGSGEGVFGDTLPLEVWREGSTFYLADTSKPMFDPSSRPPQPETTRGAIIVLDAQNQPPSDEPEEFPDLFHVTSDSATSWSVPDGVSAAFGLAQVYDYYRERHGRNSIDGAGGSILAVVRLGRDFNNAFWNGALMAFGDAQPYAGTLDVVGHELTHGVTEYTAGLVYQDQPGALNEAFSDIFGEAVETRTVGAPDWIVGGQLPDPLRSMADPARFGDPATMSEYYVTERDHGGVHTNSGIINHAFYQLAEGLSGALGMADAERIFYRALALHLVANSRFVDARLACIAAAKDLFGNDSRQARKTAEAFDAVEIYDGRGTPLPAPFPPVAGVDATLFLFYDGNAESYFLGRREEALGDPSAGVQLLEPRLAPARPSVSGDGSFAVFVNSENDVCFVNTDGSFVDPEAGTPERCLGFPGLVSSVAVAPDGNRFGFVLLDNEGEPENLIRVIDTAAGSTRTFTLRAPTHDGGAIDSVRYAGAMDFSADGRLLIYDALNEMRVSGGAAVSAWSIYALDLSDETTLAIVPPVPGMDVAYPALSQTSDDFITFDAYDQEREQSTVMAGSLTTGDFSEIAVVRGGYGAPGYSGDDGAIVYSQASDTATEFSLMRQPLASDHRTPLGSPVVWVENADYGVIYRRGSFVGPSRCIGDCSGDGEVTVDELVKGVNIALGLAPLGDCPWLDTNADGEVTVDELVAAVNAALGGCA
- a CDS encoding HupE/UreJ family protein, which encodes MQLKLEGQRAGPGADSADVPRDQLSALAACATSPLGNRSMRIRCLALGFGIALLLAGGIQAHPLAPSLLKIAALPDGRAEVLWKTPSVRVRGADLRPVLPDHCRVVTPRQTQVDDTSFRAQWTVDCGAGGVAGAEVGVDGLAESATAAIVHIELQDGRTFQAVLSARQPAFTIPRAPRRAAVVWDYWSLGLRHILTGPDHLLFVFGLLLLAGTLRPVAATVTAFTLGHSLTLALVMLGVVAFSPRYIELGIAASVFLLAVELARGGVESSFMRRRPWLMAMSFGLLHGFGFAGGLRDAGLPAGEIPVSLASFNVGIETGQLLFVAAVLRLRRVSRPLIMRMPPWLGQAPVYAMGALAAFWSLERAGALLH
- a CDS encoding Uma2 family endonuclease, with the protein product MDTALQPGRIEYPERDGKPVGETDFHIAVIFYLRQALALHLRDQPNMYVAANMFLYYEEGNPQAVVCPDVFVVRGVPKRKRRTFKTWEEGAGPCVVIEVTSLSSRIEDLGNKRALYEMLGVREYFLYDPMGEYLRPALRGFRRVGEQFRELKPAANGALRSLELALILRAEGDSLRLIDSVTGEKLPGLDEAVDLARAAQRRAEAEAKRAETEAKRAETEAKRAETEAKRAETEAKRAEDEIKRAEAEAKRADRAERELAKLRAQLQGRGKRP
- a CDS encoding DUF3604 domain-containing protein, coding for MGLAACGGEVPGTPEPEPTPPWQSTETREPCDAYDPLRTPFFGDLHIHTAYSADAYIFGTRVDPRGAYSFAKGGTIALSDDQEAQTRSARIDRPLDFAAVTDHAEFFGEARLCTTPGSLLFDDELCGDLRKSESPEEQSVTTARWLFPAGIPSPPPSLPFCQTPGVDCDAAAVSVWQDVQAAAEEAYDRTSACSFTTFVGYEHTSSPRARHLHRNIIFRNHRVPAFAASHLETESGGVPQGLWAAIERDCLNAGTGCEALLIPHNSNLSGGERWQEPANATEARRRQLLEPLVEIHQQKGNSECRFDRLAGSGAGTADELCTFEQLLPANDAPFEAPPPIDRYPQRNLVRNTLKEGLRYAQREGVNPFKLGFVGSTDTHNATGGNTAETDWEGGHGNGDSSPRVQIGREMRTNPGGLAVAWAEENSRDAIFAALARRETYATSGTRITVRFFAGDYDGLTCATPDLVKQAYARGVPMGGDLTLRDDAASPRFLVWAVKDSGLPEAPGTDLQRIQIIKGWVDDAGGTHEAIFDAAGRADNGASVAPATCAPVGSGARELCAWWTDPAFDPRQHAFYYARVLENPTCRWSTRVCKSVGVDPFSAGCSRQAEVAGAAFTQCCLGPGNDAYMEPVIQERAWTSPIWYRPEPGP